A genomic stretch from Amycolatopsis sp. 195334CR includes:
- a CDS encoding malate dehydrogenase encodes MTQAPVNVTVTGAAGQIGYALLFRIASGQLLGPDTPVRLRLLEIPQAVKAAEGTALELEDGAFPLLAGTDIFDDAKQAFSGANVALLVGARPRTKGMERGDLLEANGGIFKPQGEAINAGAAEDIKVLVVGNPANTNALIAQAHAPDVPAERFTAMTRLDHNRALAQLSKKLGVPVSEIKKLTIWGNHSATQYPDVFHAEVAGKNAAEAVNDQAWLSDTFIPTVAKRGAAIIEARGASSAASAASAAIDHVHTWVNGTPEGDWTSAAVVSDGSYGVPEGLISSFPVTARDGKYEIVQGLEIDEFSRGRIDASVQELVEERDAVKKLGLI; translated from the coding sequence ATGACCCAAGCCCCTGTCAACGTCACCGTCACCGGCGCGGCCGGCCAGATCGGTTACGCGCTGCTGTTCCGCATCGCGTCCGGTCAGCTGCTCGGCCCGGACACCCCGGTGCGACTGCGGCTGCTGGAGATCCCGCAGGCGGTGAAGGCGGCCGAGGGCACCGCGCTGGAACTCGAGGACGGCGCCTTCCCGCTGCTGGCCGGCACGGACATCTTCGACGACGCCAAGCAGGCCTTCTCCGGCGCGAACGTGGCGCTGCTGGTCGGCGCGCGCCCGCGCACCAAGGGCATGGAGCGCGGTGACCTGCTCGAGGCCAACGGCGGCATCTTCAAGCCGCAGGGCGAGGCGATCAACGCCGGTGCCGCCGAGGACATCAAGGTGCTGGTGGTCGGCAACCCGGCCAACACCAACGCGCTGATCGCCCAGGCGCACGCGCCGGACGTGCCCGCCGAGCGCTTCACCGCGATGACCCGCCTCGACCACAACCGCGCGCTCGCGCAGCTGTCGAAGAAGCTGGGCGTGCCGGTCTCGGAGATCAAGAAGCTGACCATCTGGGGCAACCACTCGGCCACCCAGTACCCGGACGTCTTCCACGCCGAGGTGGCGGGCAAGAACGCCGCCGAGGCGGTCAACGACCAGGCGTGGCTGAGCGACACCTTCATCCCGACCGTGGCCAAGCGTGGCGCGGCGATCATCGAGGCCCGTGGCGCCTCCTCGGCGGCTTCGGCCGCGTCGGCCGCCATCGACCACGTGCACACCTGGGTCAACGGCACCCCGGAGGGCGACTGGACCTCGGCCGCGGTCGTGTCCGACGGTTCCTACGGCGTGCCGGAGGGCCTCATCTCGTCCTTCCCGGTCACCGCCCGCGACGGCAAGTACGAGATCGTGCAGGGCCTGGAGATCGACGAGTTCTCGCGCGGGCGCATCGACGCCTCGGTGCAGGAGCTGGTCGAGGAGCGCGACGCGGTCAAGAAGCTCGGCCTCATCTGA
- a CDS encoding peptide MFS transporter, giving the protein MARSLTGTKSARGFFGHPPGLATLFFTEAWERFSYYGMKAILLYFMYDRVGEGGLGLPSDTARALVAVYGAAIYLAAIGGGWVTDRVLGTVRSTLYGGVLIMCGHLCLALPAGAGALYLSMVFIVLGTGLLKPSISTSVGQLYPDGDERRDSGFTIYYTGISAGALLAPLVVGTLGENYDYHLGFGVAAVGMAVGLVVFARGRGRLGERGTRPENPLRWREVPAARRRWSVAIGVALCAAVAAAALTGTLTADLVIDAISVLAIALPVGYFTVMLRSPRTTAAERTRVLAYLPLFLAAVCFWIIQEQGATVLAEHAQESTDLGAFGFTIPASWFQSVGSLVLILIAPAFAVLWVRLARRERQPSTAAKFSFGLVVAGLSYALLVIPSLGGEPTHPLWLVGSFALVTVGEVCLSPIGMSATTRLAPAAFATQTMGLWIASSAAGQGISAQIVGWYSRETAPQYFGTIGLAAVAVGLLLLVAAKVYRPLRDTSATPSG; this is encoded by the coding sequence GTGGCACGCTCGCTGACCGGGACGAAGTCCGCGCGCGGTTTCTTCGGGCACCCGCCCGGGCTGGCCACCCTGTTCTTCACCGAGGCGTGGGAACGGTTCTCCTACTACGGCATGAAGGCCATCCTGCTGTACTTCATGTACGACAGGGTGGGCGAAGGCGGGCTCGGCCTGCCCAGCGACACCGCCCGCGCGCTGGTCGCGGTCTACGGCGCGGCGATCTACCTGGCGGCGATCGGCGGTGGCTGGGTCACCGACCGGGTGCTCGGCACCGTGCGCAGCACCCTCTACGGCGGCGTGCTGATCATGTGCGGGCACCTCTGCCTCGCACTGCCCGCCGGCGCGGGCGCGCTGTACCTGTCGATGGTGTTCATCGTGCTGGGCACCGGGTTGCTCAAGCCCAGCATCTCCACCTCGGTCGGCCAGCTCTACCCGGACGGTGACGAGCGCCGCGATTCCGGGTTCACCATCTACTACACCGGCATCAGCGCCGGGGCGCTGCTCGCGCCGCTGGTGGTCGGCACGCTCGGCGAGAACTACGACTACCACCTCGGTTTCGGCGTGGCCGCGGTCGGCATGGCGGTCGGGCTGGTGGTGTTCGCGCGGGGCCGGGGACGGCTCGGTGAGCGCGGTACGCGACCGGAGAACCCGCTGCGCTGGCGTGAGGTCCCCGCGGCCAGGCGCCGGTGGTCGGTCGCGATCGGGGTGGCGCTGTGCGCCGCCGTCGCGGCCGCCGCGCTGACCGGCACGCTCACCGCGGACCTGGTCATCGACGCGATCAGCGTGCTGGCCATCGCCCTGCCCGTCGGGTACTTCACGGTGATGCTGCGCAGCCCGCGCACCACCGCGGCCGAGCGCACGCGGGTGCTCGCCTACCTGCCGCTGTTCCTGGCCGCGGTGTGCTTCTGGATCATCCAGGAGCAGGGCGCCACGGTGCTGGCCGAGCACGCGCAGGAGAGCACCGACCTCGGGGCGTTCGGCTTCACCATCCCGGCCTCGTGGTTCCAGTCGGTCGGTTCGCTGGTGCTGATCCTGATCGCGCCGGCGTTCGCCGTGCTGTGGGTCCGCCTGGCCCGGCGCGAGCGGCAGCCGTCGACCGCGGCCAAGTTCAGCTTCGGCCTGGTGGTCGCCGGGCTGTCGTACGCGCTGCTGGTCATCCCGTCCCTCGGCGGCGAGCCGACGCACCCGCTGTGGCTGGTCGGGAGCTTCGCGCTGGTCACCGTCGGCGAGGTGTGCCTGTCGCCGATCGGCATGTCGGCCACCACGCGGCTGGCGCCGGCCGCCTTCGCCACCCAGACGATGGGCCTGTGGATCGCCTCCAGCGCGGCGGGACAGGGCATCTCGGCGCAGATCGTCGGGTGGTACAGCCGGGAGACCGCGCCCCAGTACTTCGGCACGATCGGCCTGGCGGCGGTCGCGGTGGGCCTGCTGCTGCTCGTGGCGGCGAAGGTGTACCGCCCACTGCGGGACACCTCGGCTACTCCATCCGGGTAG
- a CDS encoding M3 family metallopeptidase — MISPDNPFASASELPYRLPPFDRITGEHYRPAFEAGIAEQVEQVRAIADNPEPPTFDNTVVALERSGELLGRVSMVFFNLTSSDTTPELQQLQAEIAPKLSAHRDAIHLDKKLFARITELYEKRDSLDLDPESAWLLERYHVDFVRAGAALGEAEQDRLRALNEELSTLSTRFQEHLLAEGNDLAVVVDTAEELAGLSADTVAAAAEAATARGLDGQYVLKLSLPTQQPALASLENRAVRERLHGASVSRGKRGNEHDNSELIIKIAHLRAERAALMGYPNHAAYVISDETARTADAALGLLERLAPAAVTNANAEALELQQQIDAEGGEFSLEPWDWAFYAEKVRKARFDIDEAALRPYFELERVLVDGVFFAASKLYGLSFTERHDLPKYHPEVRIFEVFDADGTGLGLFLGDYYARDSKRGGAWMNNFVEQAGLRDERSVVVNNLNIIRPPEGEPTLLTFDEVVTAFHEFGHALHGLLSDVRYPKFSGPNVPRDFVEYPSQVNEMWLLWPEVLANYAKHHRTGEPLPQHLVDKLLESQQYGEGYSTTEYLAASLLDQAWHTISAEDRITDAAAFEAEALRKAGVAVPTVPPRYQSSYFAHIFSGGYSAGYYSYIWSEVLDAESVEWFRENGGLTRENGDHFRRELLARGGSIDPMTAFRNFRGRDPEIDPLLKRRGLTGA; from the coding sequence ATGATCTCCCCGGACAACCCGTTCGCCAGTGCCAGCGAGCTGCCGTACCGGCTGCCGCCGTTCGACCGGATCACCGGGGAGCACTACCGGCCCGCGTTCGAGGCGGGCATCGCCGAGCAGGTCGAGCAGGTGCGGGCGATCGCGGACAACCCGGAGCCGCCGACCTTCGACAACACCGTGGTGGCGCTGGAGCGCTCGGGTGAGCTGCTCGGCCGCGTGTCGATGGTGTTCTTCAACCTGACCTCCTCCGACACCACCCCGGAACTGCAGCAGCTGCAGGCCGAGATCGCGCCGAAGCTCTCCGCCCACCGCGACGCGATCCACCTGGACAAGAAGCTGTTCGCGCGGATCACCGAGCTGTACGAGAAGCGGGATTCACTCGACCTCGACCCGGAATCGGCGTGGCTGCTGGAGCGCTACCACGTCGACTTCGTGCGCGCGGGCGCCGCGCTGGGCGAAGCCGAGCAGGACCGGCTGCGCGCGCTGAACGAGGAACTGTCGACGCTGAGCACGCGCTTCCAGGAGCACCTGCTCGCCGAGGGCAACGACCTCGCCGTGGTGGTCGACACCGCCGAGGAGCTGGCCGGGCTGTCGGCGGACACCGTCGCGGCCGCCGCCGAAGCGGCCACCGCACGCGGCCTGGACGGCCAGTACGTGCTCAAGCTGAGCCTGCCCACGCAGCAGCCCGCACTCGCGTCGCTGGAGAACCGGGCGGTGCGCGAGCGGCTCCACGGGGCCTCGGTGTCGCGCGGCAAGCGCGGCAACGAGCACGACAACTCCGAGCTGATCATCAAGATCGCGCACCTGCGGGCCGAGCGGGCGGCGCTGATGGGCTACCCGAACCACGCCGCGTACGTCATCTCGGACGAGACCGCGCGCACCGCCGACGCCGCGCTGGGCCTGCTGGAGCGGCTCGCGCCGGCGGCGGTGACCAACGCCAACGCCGAGGCGCTGGAACTCCAGCAGCAGATCGACGCCGAGGGCGGCGAGTTCTCGCTGGAGCCGTGGGACTGGGCGTTCTACGCGGAGAAGGTGCGCAAGGCGCGGTTCGACATCGACGAGGCCGCGCTGCGGCCGTACTTCGAGCTGGAGCGGGTGCTCGTCGACGGGGTGTTCTTCGCCGCGTCGAAGTTGTACGGGCTCAGCTTCACCGAGCGGCACGACCTGCCGAAGTACCACCCCGAGGTGCGGATCTTCGAGGTGTTCGACGCCGACGGCACCGGGCTGGGCCTGTTCCTCGGCGACTACTACGCCCGTGACTCCAAGCGCGGCGGCGCGTGGATGAACAACTTCGTCGAGCAGGCGGGCCTGCGGGACGAGCGGTCGGTGGTGGTGAACAACCTGAACATCATCCGCCCGCCGGAGGGGGAGCCGACGCTGCTCACCTTCGACGAGGTGGTCACCGCGTTCCACGAGTTCGGGCACGCGCTGCACGGGCTGCTGTCGGACGTGCGGTACCCGAAGTTCTCCGGGCCGAACGTGCCGCGGGACTTCGTGGAGTACCCGTCGCAGGTCAACGAGATGTGGCTGCTGTGGCCGGAGGTGCTGGCGAACTACGCCAAGCACCACCGGACCGGGGAGCCGCTGCCGCAGCACCTGGTGGACAAGCTGCTGGAGTCGCAGCAGTACGGCGAGGGGTACTCGACCACGGAGTACCTGGCGGCTTCGCTGCTGGACCAGGCGTGGCACACGATCAGCGCGGAGGACCGGATCACCGACGCCGCCGCGTTCGAGGCGGAGGCGCTGCGCAAGGCCGGGGTGGCGGTGCCGACCGTGCCGCCGCGGTACCAGAGCTCGTACTTCGCGCACATCTTCAGCGGCGGGTACAGCGCGGGGTACTACTCGTACATCTGGAGCGAGGTGCTCGACGCGGAGAGCGTGGAGTGGTTCCGCGAGAACGGCGGGCTGACCAGGGAGAACGGGGACCACTTCCGGCGGGAACTGCTGGCCCGCGGCGGCAGCATCGACCCGATGACCGCGTTCCGCAACTTCCGCGGGCGGGACCCGGAGATCGACCCGCTGCTCAAGCGCCGCGGCCTGACCGGCGCGTAG
- a CDS encoding histidine phosphatase family protein, translating into MILLRHGRSTANGSGVLAGRTPKVGLDETGRAQAEALAGRLAGIPLSGLVVSPMLRCKQTVAPLAAAQGLDRVVDARLSEVDYGEWTGRAIKDLVSEPLWRVVQAHPSAAVFPGGEGLAAMQTRAVEAVREHDARITAEHGDHAVWLLCSHGDVLKSLIADALGQHLDSFQRIVVDPGSISVVTYTETRPFVVRVNDNGGDLSGLVPPKPKRGKKGKKSSDAVIGGSTGRKGRA; encoded by the coding sequence GTGATCCTCTTGCGGCACGGCCGCTCGACCGCGAACGGGTCGGGTGTGCTGGCCGGGCGCACGCCGAAGGTCGGACTCGACGAAACCGGCCGGGCGCAGGCCGAGGCCTTGGCCGGGCGCCTGGCCGGCATCCCGTTGTCGGGGCTGGTCGTCTCGCCGATGCTGCGCTGCAAGCAGACCGTCGCGCCGCTGGCCGCCGCGCAGGGGCTGGACCGGGTGGTGGACGCCCGGCTGTCCGAAGTGGACTACGGCGAGTGGACCGGCCGGGCGATCAAGGACCTGGTCTCCGAGCCGCTGTGGCGGGTGGTGCAGGCGCACCCGTCGGCCGCCGTCTTCCCCGGCGGGGAGGGGCTGGCCGCGATGCAGACCAGGGCGGTCGAGGCGGTGCGCGAGCACGACGCGCGCATCACCGCCGAGCACGGGGACCACGCGGTGTGGCTGCTGTGCAGTCACGGCGACGTGCTCAAGTCCCTGATCGCCGACGCGCTCGGGCAGCACCTCGACTCGTTCCAGCGGATCGTGGTCGACCCCGGCTCGATCTCGGTGGTCACCTACACCGAGACCCGGCCGTTCGTGGTGCGGGTCAACGACAACGGTGGTGACCTGAGCGGCCTCGTGCCACCGAAGCCGAAGCGGGGTAAGAAGGGTAAGAAGTCCTCCGATGCCGTCATCGGTGGTTCGACTGGTCGAAAGGGCCGCGCATGA
- a CDS encoding undecaprenyl-diphosphate phosphatase has protein sequence MGWFEALVLGLVQGLTEFLPISSSAHLRVTAALAGWDDPGAAFTAVTQIGTELAVVLFFAKKIGRILTGWFYSLYKPEWRSNPDARLGWLIIVGTLPIGVLGLLLQDQIDSSFRDLRITATMLIVFGVILWLADTYGKNERTLDHLTIKHGLGFGFAQALALIPGVSRSGGTTSAGRLMGYQRPEAAEYSFLLALPAVFTSGLFKLKDVGGENSPEWGPTILATLVAFGVGYVVIAWLMSYIKKRSFLPFVIYRIVLGLVLFGLVFGGVLDPNAGPAGH, from the coding sequence GTGGGCTGGTTCGAAGCGCTGGTGCTCGGCCTGGTCCAAGGCCTGACCGAGTTCCTGCCGATCTCCTCGAGCGCGCACCTGCGGGTCACCGCCGCGCTGGCCGGCTGGGACGACCCCGGTGCCGCGTTCACCGCGGTCACCCAGATCGGCACCGAGCTGGCCGTGGTGCTGTTCTTCGCGAAGAAGATCGGCCGGATCCTGACCGGCTGGTTCTACTCGCTGTACAAGCCGGAGTGGCGCAGCAACCCGGACGCGCGGCTCGGCTGGCTGATCATCGTCGGCACGCTGCCGATCGGCGTGCTCGGCCTGCTGCTGCAGGACCAGATCGACAGCTCGTTCCGCGACCTGCGGATCACCGCGACCATGCTGATCGTGTTCGGCGTGATCCTGTGGCTGGCCGACACCTACGGCAAGAACGAGCGCACGCTGGACCACCTGACCATCAAGCACGGCCTCGGCTTCGGGTTCGCGCAGGCACTCGCGCTGATCCCGGGCGTGTCGCGCTCGGGCGGCACCACCAGCGCCGGCCGGTTGATGGGCTACCAGCGGCCGGAGGCGGCGGAGTACTCGTTCCTGCTCGCGCTGCCCGCGGTGTTCACCTCGGGGTTGTTCAAGCTGAAGGACGTCGGCGGGGAAAACAGCCCCGAGTGGGGCCCGACGATCCTGGCCACGCTGGTCGCGTTCGGCGTCGGGTACGTGGTGATCGCCTGGCTGATGAGCTACATCAAGAAGCGCAGCTTCCTGCCGTTCGTGATCTACCGGATCGTGCTCGGCCTGGTGCTGTTCGGCCTCGTCTTCGGCGGCGTGCTCGATCCGAACGCGGGCCCGGCGGGCCACTGA
- a CDS encoding LLM class F420-dependent oxidoreductase, translated as MRLGLNLGYWGAGNDAANLTLAKHADDLGYAVVWAAEAYGSDAPTVLAWIAAQTSRIDVGSAVLQIPARTPATTAMTAATLDTLSGGRFRLGLGVSGPQVSEGWHGVRFGSPLGRTREYVDIVRTALRRERVRYDGKHFQLPLPDGPGKALALTVHPVRDYIPTYLAAIGPKNLELTGEIADGWLPVFFSPAHAEEHLKHLRAGAEKAGRSLADLDIAPTVPLVTGDDWKACADAVRSYAALYIGGMGSRDKNFYNQLACRMGFEAEAAEVQEKYLAKDYAGAMAAVPLEFLDATALLGPKERIAEKMAAFAEAGVTTLTVAPYDGDADARRNALDVAAEAIELAGS; from the coding sequence GTGCGCTTGGGACTGAACCTCGGATATTGGGGCGCCGGCAACGACGCGGCCAACCTCACACTCGCCAAACACGCCGACGACCTGGGTTACGCCGTCGTCTGGGCCGCCGAAGCCTACGGCTCGGACGCCCCGACGGTGCTGGCCTGGATCGCCGCACAGACCTCGCGGATCGACGTCGGGAGCGCGGTGCTGCAGATCCCGGCCCGCACGCCGGCCACCACCGCGATGACCGCCGCCACGCTGGACACGCTGTCCGGCGGCCGGTTCCGCCTCGGCCTCGGGGTGTCCGGGCCGCAGGTCTCGGAGGGCTGGCACGGGGTGCGCTTCGGCTCACCGCTGGGCCGGACCCGCGAGTACGTCGACATCGTGCGGACCGCGCTGCGCCGTGAACGCGTCCGCTACGACGGCAAGCACTTCCAGCTGCCGCTGCCGGACGGTCCGGGCAAGGCACTGGCGCTGACCGTGCACCCGGTCCGCGACTACATCCCCACCTACCTCGCCGCGATCGGCCCGAAGAACCTGGAGCTGACCGGCGAGATCGCCGACGGCTGGCTGCCGGTGTTCTTCTCCCCGGCCCACGCCGAGGAGCACCTGAAGCACCTGCGGGCCGGTGCCGAGAAGGCCGGTCGCTCGCTGGCCGACCTCGACATCGCGCCGACCGTGCCGCTGGTCACCGGGGACGACTGGAAGGCCTGCGCGGACGCCGTGCGCTCCTATGCCGCGCTGTACATCGGCGGCATGGGCAGCCGGGACAAGAACTTCTACAACCAGCTCGCCTGCCGGATGGGCTTCGAGGCCGAAGCCGCCGAGGTGCAGGAGAAGTACCTGGCCAAGGACTACGCCGGGGCGATGGCCGCGGTGCCGCTGGAGTTCCTCGACGCGACCGCGCTGCTCGGCCCGAAGGAGCGGATCGCGGAGAAGATGGCCGCCTTCGCCGAGGCGGGCGTGACCACGCTCACCGTGGCGCCCTACGACGGTGACGCCGACGCGCGGCGGAACGCGCTCGACGTGGCCGCCGAAGCGATCGAGCTGGCGGGGAGCTGA
- a CDS encoding aldo/keto reductase encodes MENRQLGASGLRVSRMGLGTMSWGTGTDAEEAASQLVAFVDAGGTLVDTADIYGEGESERVLGSLLGDLVPRTDIVLATKAVARSGDGPFSGGASRGALLTALDGSLRRLGVDHIDLWQLHAWDAAVPLEETLSAVQFAVNSGKVRYAGVSNYSGWQLATAAALPSGVRLVSTQMEYSLLQRGIEREVLPAAQHHGIGVLPWAPLGRGVLTGKYRTGTPADSRGASPTYAGYVEQHRTERAARIVQAVVTAADGLGTSPLAVALAWVRDRPGVVAPVVGARDTGQLTGSLIAEEITLPPAIRSALDDVSSIETGYPERWPH; translated from the coding sequence ATGGAGAACCGGCAGCTCGGCGCGTCCGGCCTGAGGGTGTCCAGGATGGGCCTGGGCACGATGTCGTGGGGTACCGGCACGGACGCCGAAGAGGCCGCCAGCCAGCTGGTGGCCTTCGTGGACGCGGGCGGCACGCTGGTCGACACCGCCGACATCTACGGCGAGGGCGAGAGCGAGCGGGTGCTCGGCTCCCTGCTGGGCGACCTGGTGCCGCGCACCGACATCGTGCTGGCGACCAAGGCGGTGGCCCGCAGCGGCGACGGCCCGTTCAGCGGCGGCGCCTCCCGTGGCGCGCTGCTCACCGCGCTCGACGGGTCCCTGCGCCGCCTCGGGGTGGACCACATCGACCTGTGGCAGCTGCACGCCTGGGACGCCGCGGTGCCGCTCGAGGAGACCCTGTCCGCGGTGCAGTTCGCGGTGAACAGCGGCAAGGTGCGCTACGCCGGGGTGTCGAACTACTCGGGCTGGCAGCTGGCCACCGCGGCCGCGCTGCCGTCCGGGGTGCGGCTGGTCTCCACGCAGATGGAGTACTCGCTGCTGCAGCGCGGGATCGAGCGCGAGGTGCTGCCCGCCGCCCAGCACCACGGGATCGGCGTCCTGCCGTGGGCCCCGCTCGGGCGCGGCGTGCTGACCGGCAAGTACCGCACCGGCACCCCCGCCGACTCGCGCGGCGCCTCCCCCACCTACGCCGGTTACGTGGAGCAACACCGCACCGAGCGCGCGGCGCGCATCGTGCAGGCCGTGGTGACCGCCGCCGACGGGCTGGGCACCTCGCCGCTGGCGGTGGCGCTGGCCTGGGTGCGGGACCGGCCCGGCGTGGTCGCGCCGGTGGTCGGCGCCCGGGACACCGGCCAGCTGACCGGCTCGCTGATCGCCGAGGAGATCACCCTGCCGCCGGCCATCCGGTCCGCGCTCGACGACGTCAGCTCGATCGAGACCGGTTACCCGGAGCGATGGCCGCACTGA
- a CDS encoding YncE family protein: MRRLLVASPLVVTLVLSGCATGSDQSDDLQLVANPVAATAAPSPARGAEPAGRVLPASPVGTVAVVGGVLAVALTEPSLQLYDLADLGKAPRTVALPAPAEQLTPEGDRLLASLPGASALARVNPADGSFTTVPVAGQPAAADPRGAQTLVAVRDRKAVDVLDGDRVTKSITGQIYSADEVLTAGESTVVLDRLRTALFEVDLAGGTVKEGLRAGDGATNAVTDRYGRVLVTDSRAGSLLAFSSAPLLLRQRYPVPGGIYGIAYDAQRDLAWVTLTERNEVAAFDVGGGEPVEKFRFPTVRQPNSVSVDPASAAVVVGSAAGEGIQVITP, translated from the coding sequence TTGCGCCGGTTGCTTGTCGCTTCGCCCCTGGTGGTCACGCTGGTGTTGAGCGGCTGCGCCACGGGGAGCGACCAGTCCGACGACCTGCAGCTGGTGGCCAACCCGGTGGCCGCGACCGCCGCGCCCTCCCCCGCGCGTGGCGCCGAACCCGCCGGGCGGGTGCTGCCCGCGTCGCCGGTGGGCACCGTCGCCGTGGTGGGCGGGGTGCTCGCCGTGGCACTGACCGAGCCGTCGCTCCAGCTCTACGACCTGGCCGACCTGGGCAAGGCACCCCGCACGGTCGCGCTGCCCGCACCCGCCGAGCAGCTCACCCCCGAGGGTGACCGGTTGCTCGCCAGCCTGCCCGGCGCGAGCGCGCTGGCCAGGGTGAACCCGGCCGACGGCAGCTTCACCACGGTGCCGGTCGCCGGGCAGCCCGCCGCCGCCGATCCGCGGGGCGCGCAGACCCTGGTCGCGGTGCGGGACCGCAAGGCGGTCGACGTGCTCGACGGCGACCGGGTGACGAAGTCCATCACCGGGCAGATCTACAGCGCCGACGAGGTGCTCACCGCCGGGGAGAGCACGGTGGTGCTGGACCGGTTGCGGACCGCGTTGTTCGAGGTGGACCTCGCGGGCGGCACGGTCAAGGAGGGCCTGCGGGCCGGGGACGGGGCCACCAACGCGGTGACCGACCGTTACGGCCGGGTGCTGGTCACCGATTCGCGGGCGGGTTCGCTGCTGGCGTTCTCGTCGGCGCCCCTGCTGCTGCGGCAGCGCTACCCGGTGCCGGGCGGGATCTACGGCATCGCCTACGACGCCCAGCGCGATCTGGCCTGGGTCACGCTCACCGAGCGCAACGAGGTCGCCGCGTTCGACGTCGGCGGCGGCGAGCCGGTGGAGAAGTTCCGCTTCCCCACCGTCCGCCAGCCCAATTCGGTGTCAGTGGACCCGGCGAGCGCGGCGGTGGTCGTCGGCTCGGCGGCCGGAGAAGGGATCCAGGTGATCACACCATGA
- a CDS encoding DUF5703 family protein: MTEAVVEGDWEYRRLQLPPGVSRISAAIQLSIQAEFSGWELSNVRLYADGTRRVWLRRRRSLATAGVPGPSL, translated from the coding sequence ATGACCGAGGCGGTGGTCGAAGGGGATTGGGAGTATCGCCGGCTGCAGCTGCCACCCGGCGTGTCGCGGATCTCCGCGGCGATCCAGCTCTCCATCCAGGCCGAGTTCTCCGGCTGGGAACTGTCCAACGTGCGCCTCTACGCCGACGGGACGCGCCGGGTCTGGCTCCGCCGGCGACGCTCACTGGCCACGGCGGGCGTACCGGGGCCGAGCCTCTAG